The genomic region CTACATTGATGATATGATGACCGATCACATTGCATGTAGAGTAATTTGTCAGAGAACAATGTCACTCTCAGGATGTGTTTTTGCAAAAAGTAGAAGCAGACAGCCAGTCACAGTCATTTTACTTGATAATCTTACATTCAACCAACAGACTCACACTGGACTTGTATCATCAATGGCTGCAATAAGGCACATAGTATTCAGTCAGTGGAAAGTGGTGGTCGATAGTGTGCAAAGTGTGAAAACGTCAGAAGTATAACTGTCTTTGCACTCTGTCCCTCAGAGGATTCGCTCCACTGTGGATGAGAAGGAGcagaagcagctgctgatggATCTTGACGTGGTGATGAGGAGTAGTGACTGCCCCTACATTGTTCAGTTCTACGGTGCTCTTTTCAGAGAGGTCTGACTAACCTTCACTGTCCTCAAACATGCCACAGCATTCTGAAGCTGTGTCTATGGCCATGCTTTACCTTTTCAAATGATATGAACTTTATATATCATTGATTATCAGTGAGTTCTAAACTTCTTGATGGTCAGGCCCAGTGACGTCCTGCAGATGTTATTGTGACATGAGTTACTGAGGAAACTAACCTTTGACTCTTTGTTTCAGGGGGACTGTTGGATATGTATGGAACTAATGTCTACCTCATTAGACAAATTCTACAAATATGTATATTGTGCATTAGATGACGTCATTCCAGAGGAAATATTAGGCAAAATAACATTAGCGGTTAGTAGATGATTCATTCTTTCCTTCatagattttaattttaaagggtggctcatttttaaaaatgacagtaatacaagtgttttctctctttcttcaaCAGACCGTTAAAGCACTGAAccacttaaaagaaaacttgAAAATAATTCACAGAGGTAAACTATATCAGTACATTTTGCTTCactatttaatttatattgATAGTAAATTTTGGAcggagaggtggatttgtacaggttggtgaggcagagagacagatgggaaggatgtgcagcaggttagggtgatcaaggacagggatggaaatgtgttgacaggtgccacaagtgtgatggaaagatggaaggaatactttgaaggattgatgaatgaggaaaatgttagagagcacagagtagaagaggtgactgttgtggagcaggaagtagcaaagatcagtaaggatgaagtgaggaaggcggtgaagaggatgaagagtggaaaggcagttggtcctgacgacatacctgtggaggtatggaagtgtttaggagaggtggcagtagagtttttgactgggcaACTTAaaaagatcttggagagtgggaggatgcctgaggaatggaggagaagtgtactggtgcccatctttaagaacaagggagacgtgcagagttgtggaaactacagaggaataaagctgatgagtcacacaatgaagttatgggaaagagtagtggaggccaGGCTGAGGtctgtatgaggaagtctggagtggcagagaagtatgttcgagtggcgcaggacatgtatgagagctgtaagacagtggtgaggtgtgctgtaggggtgacagaggagttcaaggtggaggtgggactgcaccaaggatcggctttgagccccttcctgtttgctgtggtgatggaccgGCTggcagatgaggttagacaggaatctccgtggaccatgatgtttgcagatgacattgtcatctgtagtgagagcagggagcaggtggaggaaaatctagagaggtggaggtttgctctggaaaggagaggaatgaaggttagccgcagtaaaacagagtacatgtgtgtaaatgagagggactcaagtagaacggtgaggttacagggagtagaggtgaagaaggtggaggattttaagtacctagggtcaacagtctaGAGaaacggagagtgtggaaaagaagtgaagagacgtgttcaagcaggttggaacgggtggaggaaagtgtcaggtgtgatgtgtgacaaaagagtgtcagcaagaatgaaaggaaaggtggacaagacagtggtgagaccagcaatgttgtctggtttagagacagtggcactgagacaaagacaggaggcagagctggaggtagcagagctgaagatgttgaggttctctctgggagtgacgaggatggataggatcaggaatgaggacatcagagggacagctcatgttagatgttttggagaaaaagccagggaagccagattgagatggtttggacatgttcagaggagggacagtgaatacattggtaaaaggatgctgaggttagagctgccaggaaggaggcctagaggaagaccaaagaggaggttcttggatgtagtgaaggaggacatgaggatagttggtgtgggtgaggaggatacagaggatagggttaaatggaggcagatgattcgctgtgacgacccctgaagggaccagcccaaaggagaaggaAGTAAATTTTGGACAAGTTCTGGATATCTCACACTGTATGACgctgtctctttctgtcattgcagaCATCAAACCTTCCAACATTCTAATGGACCGAAAGGGTAATATCAAGCTGTGTGATTTCGGCATCAGTGGTCAGCTGGTAGACTCCATAGCCAAGACCAGAGACGCAGGCTGCAGGCCTTACATGGCTGTACGTAATGTTCATATTCCATTCCAGGCCACATGAGCTCAAAAGAcactatttacaaaaaatatacaattgCTCAGTCTTTTCACTACATCCTTCACCCGTCTGTACAAGATTGAAGTGTTGTGTGCAGTGGGTTCCACTCTTTACAAAAATAAGCAGAAGTGGAAAGTTACCAAATATTACATCTAGGTGGAGACAGTGGAGCACTGACCACAACAGTCAGCCATGTGGTTTGGCTATTTTCAACTTTTCTGATGCACACATTGATatagttttaaatttaaaaaagtaaatgctACAGTGACACATGTGGCTGATGTAACATTCAAAAGCTGTCTGGTGTTAATTTGAGGTTACAACTCTGACCTGAAAACTTCAGAACTATCCTAGAATGGAAGAACAGGCTTAAATATTAGTAGCAATAAGTTGGATCTTTGACGGTTTTAGGACTCCTCCACCTCTGATGGaaggggcaaaaaaaaaaaaaaaaaaacttttttttttttttttttcatgttttcagccTGAAAGAATAGACCCCAGTGCTTCCAGACAAGGCTACGATGTCCGGTCTGATGTATGGAGCTTGGGAATCACACTGGTAAGATAAATACTGTTGTTTTACATCTGACTAAGTTTGAATATGTACTGCTAATATGGTGAGAAAAATCTTCggtttgtgtttgctttcagtATGAGCTGGCCACAGGAAGGTTTCCTTACCCCAAGTGGAATAGTGTTTTTGATCAGCTGACACAAGTGGTGAAAGGAGAGCCTCCTCAGCTCAGCAATTCAGAGGAGAGGCAGTTCTCCCCCAAGTTCATCAACTTTGTTAATCTATGGTAGGCACAGTCTGTGACTTATCACAGGCTTCTGTGTGAACAAAATCCTTTTATccctgaaaacatttaaaacaggaaAGACCTCTGCTGTCTGACAAAAACTCATTTAGTGATATAAGGGcttgttgcttttttaaaaagacttattttttgtatatatgaACTGGTTTGTGCTGAAATAGAACTACTTAAATGAGCTAAAAGCATATACTCCCCTCCAAAGgtattggaacagtgaggccaattcatttatttttgctgtagactgacAAGACtgacaagagatcaacatttcagcttttatttcaagGTGAAAACTTCTGGATTTGATAGACAACCTAGAAGATTACACCTTTTGTTTGAACCCACTAATTTTTCATGTGaacaaaagtattggaacatgtgacttacaggtgtgttttgttgcccaAGTGTGTCCTATAGGACAAATAGTGCTGAATGTCTAggctcagtttcagatttgggtTTTGCCTGTGCAGACTGCATTTATAGTTAGAGGTGCCagactggaatttgccaaaaagTACAGAGACAAGCCTCAAAAATTCTGAGACAGTTCTGTGGACTGATGGGACAAAGATTAACCTTTACCAAAgtgatggaaaaagaaagaaggcatCTGCTCAAACATATAAGCTCATCTGTGAAACACAGTGGAGGTAATGTCATGGCCTGGGATTGCATGGCTTCTTCTGGGGCGGACTCGATCTTCACTGATGATGTAACACATGatggcagcagcaaaatgaactcagaagtctacaaaaacattttgtctgccAGTTTAAAGAAAGATGCAACCAAACTGATTGGGAGATCCTTCGTCATGCAGCAAGATAATGAGCCAAAACACACTGCTAGAACAAGAGTTCATCAAGTCTTATTCACTTTAATCTATTTTAAGTCTATCTGCTCCAATACTTTTGCTCACCGAAATATTTGGTGTTCCATTACAAATAATGCATTCTTCCAAGTTGTTATCAGACCCAGATGcaaatacctggaaataaaagctgaaatgttgatctcttgtctcattTTGAGCTCTTGATATCAAAcctaaatgttttcagtctacagcaaaaataaatgaattggcCTCATggttccaatacttttggagTGGAGTGTACATCTTTGAACTCACTGTTTATTCAGTATTTGCAATCGGGATATTTGCCCTCCTGAGCTGATCCtgtgttttattccttttctgTTTAGCCTTACAAAGGATGAATCAAAAAGGCCGAAGTACAAAGAGCTTCTGGTAGGTTCTTGGATTGTTCTTTACTTTGtacatgcaataaaataaaagaacatgttttaagtgttttaacATTGTGCTTAGTTTGTGCTTCTACTGCcactatttatatatattgttcTGCagagtttcctcccacagtccaaaaacatgtatgtcaggttgattggtgactctaaattgcccataggagtgagtgtgagtgtgtgaggttgtttgtctctatgtggccctgtgatggactggggacctgtccagggtggacccctgcctttcacccagagagagctgggataggctccagcagatccccgtgaccctagttaggaataagccagtatagatgatggatggatggatctggAAGACCTGAGTGCTTGAGAGAATTTTGCCATcagtaatctttttttttaattaaaccaaaAGTTTGTCAGTGTCCTTACACAAACCAGCCTGAAGTCCTGTGTATCTTCCCCTCAGAAACACCCCTTCATTCTGATGTATGAAGAGCGTTTCGTGGACGTTGCCAGTTATGTTTGTCGCATCCTGGATCAGATTCCGGCCTCTCCCATCTCTCCTATGTACGTGGACTGACAGAGTTAGgctgggtggggggggggggtcactaAGCTTTGTTTCATCTTAAGCCCTCAGTAGGATCACCTGTATATTCACTTGTTCCAAAGAACAAAAGGAACTATGTCCAAATTGCCCGGTGCAATGAGATAGATACTTCTAAGCAAAGACTTCCACCTCTCATCTTATCACCTAAAGTCAGTGAAGCCCAAATTATTATCATCCATCTTCAGCCAGAAAAACTTGAGGACATAACTTTGTCTTAGTGAAATGCAATGCATCTTTCTATGTGAGGAAAAATGAATAGAGTATACatatatggtatatatatatatctatctatatatatatatatatatacttgaaCTCCTACACGTAATACAGAATCTaccaaataaaatgttgaaCAGTTATGCTCATGATTTATGAACAAAAATAGCCACGACTTGGGTTGTACATTGTGGTCTgtatgtatgcatatgtgtgttcaTCTATATATACTGATAGACCTATTGTCTAAACACGCAAACATGCACTCTTTTCACCCAGTTTGTGTTTGCGGGCACCTTCACTCATAGTAACTGAATGAGTACGCaaaagtgtttctgtctggAGTGCTCATGGATTCGGTAGCGTGGctttactcttttttttcttttttttttttatatgcaatCTATGAGAGTTTGTCTTGACGTGATCAggacaagatgcatttctcacaTCCACTGTTAGCCCCAGCTTGCACCTTTCATATATTGCCATTACATTCAAGTCAGATACCTAAACATCTGGTTTTCTGAAAGATAAATCCCTGGCAAGCTTTTAAAAACCCCGGTCAGCCAACAACACTTACAGATTTAAAGGTACTTAAGGTTTCTCTCCATCCAGCTAAAAATATTCTGTGTAGTGGAACTACTAAAACAGCTTTTGAACAACTTCTGATGTTGCAACTCAGTTTTTAATCCAAACAGATTTTAGCTGGAAATGTACATGTGTGCTTATTAAATGTATGCTTTATAAAAGCCTGGGTTGGTTACTGAATCTCATACTATATCTCACTCATTGGTAGGGCACAAAATATATgtgttatatataaaaattgAATAAGATAaatagatatataaatatagatttttttctgctctgatgTTAAAGTCAAGAAATGTGATTCAAGCTCGCATTAACATGTTTATTTGGAAATAGAAATGCAGTTGCAGCTTGACACACTGGTGACAAATCTTTGACTTATGTAACGGACAGAATATGTTTAAAGTCTGAGCATTCTGGAAATActttcaaaaatgtaataattgtCACATGGGTTTCAGTAATGATTTAACTTTTAGAATCTGACTTAGATGTAATAAGAACATATGAGACATGCACACTGGGGATAAGCCAATGCTACATTGCCTGATGTAAAGTAACTTTAGGACATCATGTCCCtcaatgtaaatgtgtatgtatatagtACATCTAACCTGCTGTTCCTGGCAGGTCCTGCTGAACAGTTGAGGCTCATTTCCTAAATGCAGAGATGATCAAATCAAGCAGTGCGATTTGTGTGCTGATGCCACAAAGAAAGCGAGTCTGTACACTCCGTACATTTGACAATGAGCCTTAATGctcctcagcagcctgtcaTAGCACTGTACAGTTAAACTGCTCATCCACACTGAtcacagatccaccatactgccaTTCAAAGGCAAACTACAGTAACTACAATTTAAAAGTCCTGGCAAAACAATAACTGTAAATGCTGCTAAAATACATACTGTCCACCAACCACCCAACTGTCAGGAGGGGAGGAAGGTCACTCCTCGAATAGTTACTGCTTCTCACCCATGAACTTAGCATGTTTCTACATCACCCGGCATGTTTCTCTGGCTTTCACTGATGATAGAATGTTTTCATGCCAACCCATGTATTACACACAGGGATGCATCTCCATAATCTAAGGCGCACGTCTTACCTGTCGACCGCCACTGGCGCTGAAATAGTAGCCAATAGTTTACCGAACTGGGAGAGGTGAAGGAGAAGCTCCAACGTTTgacaaccctaaccctaatgaGATCCGTCCTCGCTCACTGAGAAAGTCACATATATCAGAAGGGTTGATCACCTGCTAAATGGACATTAGTGGAAAAACATCACACAACTTGGATTTAGCTCCATAACCAAAGTGTATGGATGGTGGACTTTCAACACTGGGAGACTTGTAGAGACTTGTTATAAATGACTTATAAGGGTAAAGGTGGAATTATTTATAAATTCTTCATTATTAACAAATCCTATTAATGTAATATTGAATTCAGCCGGGCCTTATCCAAACCAACCTAGCAAATACTAATCATGTAAAGTAATTTAATGTGATATAGCCTATACAGTGATGAATCAAGAGTATACAGCAACCGTGAGCAAGGGTTGGCTTCATCAAATGAGTGAGTTTGATGAAGTTTTATGAGTCTTTTGAAGTTTCGACATTATTGTTACTCTGGTGGAAAACTACACTTTTAGATTTTTCATTACTGATAAATATTCTCACAGTTCAGGTTTTTATTGCCTTTTTGTCATTTCCCTCAGTTATAGGCTTTATTACATTTACCTTCATTACATTAAAGGAATTGCTGTACCTAAAGGGTTACTCCAGTGATTTTAGTATTTTACCATATTAAAGTTGGGAGTCTTGCATCAAGACATTGAAAGATGCAAGAGATTTAGTTTTCCTGTTCTAACAACTATTCATTAGGAAAAAGCTCCAAATCAAAAAGAAGTAATTGACATGATGAGGGTTATTTCTTACACAGCTGGTTTAACAGGCTGAGTAGTACCAATCATGGCAAGTGACCTGAACTTTCTGTGTGAAATTGGTGGCACTCcacttaatgttttattttcttgttcatttctattttaaatttcTATGACAGAGTCCTCTACAGTTGTTAGCCAAGTT from Mastacembelus armatus chromosome 19, fMasArm1.2, whole genome shotgun sequence harbors:
- the map2k4b gene encoding dual specificity mitogen-activated protein kinase kinase 4b isoform X3; protein product: MATPSPDNNSTSSSNSSIVGSTSHQLHQQTQSSSMQGFQISLSGLSQSKRKALKLNFANPPVKPTSRLPLHPTAPSFQNPHIERLRTHSIESSGKLKISPEQHCDFTAEDLRDLGEIGRGAYGSVNKMVHKPTGQIMAVKRIRSTVDEKEQKQLLMDLDVVMRSSDCPYIVQFYGALFREGDCWICMELMSTSLDKFYKYVYCALDDVIPEEILGKITLATVKALNHLKENLKIIHRDIKPSNILMDRKGNIKLCDFGISGQLVDSIAKTRDAGCRPYMAPERIDPSASRQGYDVRSDVWSLGITLYELATGRFPYPKWNSVFDQLTQVVKGEPPQLSNSEERQFSPKFINFVNLCLTKDESKRPKYKELLKHPFILMYEERFVDVASYVCRILDQIPASPISPMYVD
- the map2k4b gene encoding dual specificity mitogen-activated protein kinase kinase 4b isoform X5, yielding MATPSPDNNSTSSSNSSIVGSTSHQLHQQTQSSSMQGKRKALKLNFANPPVKPTSRLPLHPTAPSFQNPHIERLRTHSIESSGKLKISPEQHCDFTAEDLRDLGEIGRGAYGSVNKMVHKPTGQIMAVKRIRSTVDEKEQKQLLMDLDVVMRSSDCPYIVQFYGALFREGDCWICMELMSTSLDKFYKYVYCALDDVIPEEILGKITLATVKALNHLKENLKIIHRDIKPSNILMDRKGNIKLCDFGISGQLVDSIAKTRDAGCRPYMAPERIDPSASRQGYDVRSDVWSLGITLYELATGRFPYPKWNSVFDQLTQVVKGEPPQLSNSEERQFSPKFINFVNLCLTKDESKRPKYKELLKHPFILMYEERFVDVASYVCRILDQIPASPISPMYVD
- the map2k4b gene encoding dual specificity mitogen-activated protein kinase kinase 4b isoform X4 — protein: MCILSHCVYSVCTSWLNPHCVCMLWESGSVPVFVLPGKRKALKLNFANPPVKPTSRLPLHPTAPSFQNPHIERLRTHSIESSGKLKISPEQHCDFTAEDLRDLGEIGRGAYGSVNKMVHKPTGQIMAVKRIRSTVDEKEQKQLLMDLDVVMRSSDCPYIVQFYGALFREGDCWICMELMSTSLDKFYKYVYCALDDVIPEEILGKITLATVKALNHLKENLKIIHRDIKPSNILMDRKGNIKLCDFGISGQLVDSIAKTRDAGCRPYMAPERIDPSASRQGYDVRSDVWSLGITLYELATGRFPYPKWNSVFDQLTQVVKGEPPQLSNSEERQFSPKFINFVNLCLTKDESKRPKYKELLKHPFILMYEERFVDVASYVCRILDQIPASPISPMYVD
- the map2k4b gene encoding dual specificity mitogen-activated protein kinase kinase 4b isoform X2, which gives rise to MATPSPDNNSTSSSNSSIVGSTSHQLHQQTQSSSMQETNTCWRCQNETGKRKALKLNFANPPVKPTSRLPLHPTAPSFQNPHIERLRTHSIESSGKLKISPEQHCDFTAEDLRDLGEIGRGAYGSVNKMVHKPTGQIMAVKRIRSTVDEKEQKQLLMDLDVVMRSSDCPYIVQFYGALFREGDCWICMELMSTSLDKFYKYVYCALDDVIPEEILGKITLATVKALNHLKENLKIIHRDIKPSNILMDRKGNIKLCDFGISGQLVDSIAKTRDAGCRPYMAPERIDPSASRQGYDVRSDVWSLGITLYELATGRFPYPKWNSVFDQLTQVVKGEPPQLSNSEERQFSPKFINFVNLCLTKDESKRPKYKELLKHPFILMYEERFVDVASYVCRILDQIPASPISPMYVD
- the map2k4b gene encoding dual specificity mitogen-activated protein kinase kinase 4b isoform X1; this encodes MATPSPDNNSTSSSNSSIVGSTSHQLHQQTQSSSMQETNTCWRCQNETGFQISLSGLSQSKRKALKLNFANPPVKPTSRLPLHPTAPSFQNPHIERLRTHSIESSGKLKISPEQHCDFTAEDLRDLGEIGRGAYGSVNKMVHKPTGQIMAVKRIRSTVDEKEQKQLLMDLDVVMRSSDCPYIVQFYGALFREGDCWICMELMSTSLDKFYKYVYCALDDVIPEEILGKITLATVKALNHLKENLKIIHRDIKPSNILMDRKGNIKLCDFGISGQLVDSIAKTRDAGCRPYMAPERIDPSASRQGYDVRSDVWSLGITLYELATGRFPYPKWNSVFDQLTQVVKGEPPQLSNSEERQFSPKFINFVNLCLTKDESKRPKYKELLKHPFILMYEERFVDVASYVCRILDQIPASPISPMYVD